In the Salarias fasciatus chromosome 13, fSalaFa1.1, whole genome shotgun sequence genome, one interval contains:
- the abcg8 gene encoding ATP-binding cassette sub-family G member 8: protein MDTQTAVTYMSGHSQHQDTELFSAEEDNSLYFTYSGGCNQLEVNNLHYQVDTAAQIPWYERLSEFKLPWAIKGNKQTAIDSLSLRVRSGQMLAVIGSSGCGKTSLLDIITCRNEGGSITSGEILINGRPNTPQLVKKSIAHVRQDDRLLPHLTVRETLSFVAKLRLPTHFTQQQRDQRVDDVIAELRLRQCANTRVGNDFVRGVSGGERRRVSIAVQLLWNPGILILDEPTSGLDSFTAHNLVLTLSRLARGNRLVLLSVHQPRSDIFQLFDLVVLLSSGSAVYCGPARDMVQYFTALGHPCPRYCNPSDFYVDLISIDRRSPEREAVCLERARVLAQQFMDRVQDTDDHMWKPAGGDAAPALTDSPQRPNRERGEEVITVSKSVNRLPGKLQQFSILIRRHMYNDYRDLVTLLVHGLEALLMSLLVGCLYYGAGEQRLSIQDTVALLYMIGALTPFAVVLDVIAKCHSERAMLYHELEDGMYSVTSYFFAKVLGELPEHCVFTLVYGLPIYWLAGLNEAPDRFLLNFLVVWLMVYCSRAMALFAAAALPTLQISAFTGNALFTVFYLTGGFVISLENMWLVASWFSHISFMRWGFEAMLQLQFRENKYPVSIGNITIQVDGIHVVEALNMNQVPLYSCYLVLLAVCLCFMALYFLSLKFIKQKSSQDW, encoded by the exons ATGGACACACAGACCGCCGTCACTTACATGAGCGGGCATTCACAG CATCAAGACACCGAGCTATTCTCGGCCGAGGAAGACAACAGCCTGTACTTCACCTACAGCGGAGGCTGCAACCAGCTGGAGGTCAACAACCTGCACTACCAG gtGGACACGGCCGCTCAGATCCCCTGGTATGAGAGGTTATCGGAGTTCAAGCTGCCCTGGGCGATAAAAGGAAACAAGCAGACGGCCATCGACAGCCTGAGCCTGCGGGTGCGCAGCGGCCAGATGCTGGCCGTCATCGGCAGCTCAG GCTGTGGGAAGACGTCCCTGCTGGACATCATAACCTGCCGGAACGAGGGCGGCTCCATCACCTCCGGGGAGATCCTGATCAACGGCAGGCCCAACACGCCGCAGCTGGTGAAGAAGAGCATCGCCCACGTCCGCCAGGACGACCGGCTCCTCCCTCACCTCACCGTCCGAGAGACCCTGAGCTTCGTGGCCAAGCTGAGGCTCCCCACCCacttcacacagcagcagagggaccagagg GTGGACGACGTTATAGCGGAGCTGCGGCTGCGGCAGTGTGCAAACACCAGGGTGGGCAACGACTTCGTGAGGGGCGTTtctggaggggagaggaggagagtcagCATCGCCGtccagctgctgtggaaccCCG GTATCCTGATCCTGGATGAGCCGACGTCGGGCCTGGACAGCTTCACGGCCCACAacctggtcctgaccctgtcGCGCCTGGCCAGGGGGAACCGCCTGGTCCTGCTGTCGGTCCACCAGCCGCGGTCGGACATCTTCCAGCTCTTCGACCTGGTGGTGCTGCTGTCCTCGGGGTCGGCCGTGTACTGCGGCCCGGCCCGGGACATGGTGCAGTACTTCACCGCCCTGGGCCACCCCTGCCCCCGATACTGCAACCCCTCAGACTTCTACG tcGATCTGATCAGTATCGACCGGCGCAGTCCCGAGCGGGAGGCCGTGTGTCTGGAGCGGGCCCGGGTTCTGGCCCAGCAGTTCATGGACAGGGTCCAGGATACAGACGACCACATGTGGAAACCTGCAGGGGGCGACGCGGCGCCGGCTCTGACAGACAG TCCTCAGCGTCCCAACAGGGAGCGAGGAGAAGAAGTCATCACCGTGTCCAAGAGCGTGAACCGACTTCCTGGCAAGCTGCAGCAGTTCAGCATCCTCATCAG GCGTCACATGTACAACGACTACCGGGACCTGGTGACCCTGCTGGTCCACGGCCTGGAGGCCCTGCTCATGTCGCTGCTGGTCGGCTGTCTGTACTACGGGGCCGGGGAGCAGCGCCTGTCCATCCAGGACACGGTGGCTCTGCTCTACATGATCGGAGCGCTCACCCCCTTCGCTGTGGTGCTGGACGTCATAGCCAAAT GTCACTCAGAGAGGGCCATGCTGTACCACGAGCTGGAGGACGGCATGTACTCCGTCACCTCCTACTTCTTCGCCAAG GTCCTGGGGGAGCTGCCGGAGCACTGCGTGTTCACGCTGGTCTACGGTCTGCCCATCTACTGGCTGGCGGGCCTGAACGAGGCCCCGGACCgcttcctgctcaacttcctgGTCGTGTGGCTGATGGTGTACTGCAGCCGGGCCATGGCCCTGTTCGCGGCCGCCGCCCTGCCCACCCTGCAGATCTCCGCCTTCACGGGCAACGCGCTGTTCACCGTCTTCTACCTGACCGGGGGGTTCGTCATCAGCCTGGAGAACATGTGGCTGG TGGCCTCCTGGTTCTCCCACATCTCCTTCATGCGCTGGGGCTTCGAGGccatgctgcagctgcagttcaggGAGAACAAGTACCCCGTCTCCATCGGCAACATCACCATCCAGGTGGACGGCATCCAT GTTGTGGAGGCGCTGAACATGAACCAGGTGCCGCTGTACTCCTGCTACCTGGTGCTGCTGGCCGTCTGCCTCTGCTTCATGGCGCTCTACTTCCTGTCGCTCAAGTTCATCAAGCAGAAGTCCAGCCAGGACTGGTGA